One Vicia villosa cultivar HV-30 ecotype Madison, WI linkage group LG5, Vvil1.0, whole genome shotgun sequence genomic window, GAATGGATCTTGGAGAAATCATATATGATAAGATGTTATACACAAATCAATTCAAAAGAGCGAATACCATAATAGTTTCCATCAACCTCGAGCACATCGATCTGCATCACTTAAAATGAATTAGCAGCTGAGCAAGATATAAATTCCAAAATAATTTTGCAGAAGAGAGCAAGTGTTTACAGGTACTTGAAGACCAATTTCACTAATACTATCCATGAGTTGTTGAACTTTAATTTGATCATTTGATCTAGTCCTCATTAAAGGTCTTCTTATCTTATCTAAAGGAAGTTCAATTATCACTGGACCACCACTCTTATCAGAACTGCTTCCAGAAACAGctcctaaaattttaaaataattaatttaaattttaaataaaattagaaaaataaataaaaaattaatcaacAGAAAGAAAGAGAATGAGTGATGCACCGCTGGAGTTGGATGAAGCAGATACACTGAAACTCCTCAAAGGAATTGGAACCCGCAGAACAAAATTTgccattttttttctcttattctTCTTTCCACCAATTTTTTTATgtggtttatttatttatttatagacaaaaaaaatagagaatgtgAAAAATGTGATAGGCTATCAATCACAGCATGGcccaccattttcaacggctaaGATTCATCTTTTACAAAGCTACTCGAAAGGAGTGTCTACATAGAATTCGCACTACAAAAAAGGTactatatgattttattttaacagagaaaaaaaattaatcaatctCATCTCAATTTAACGCATTTCCGAGTAACTTGATTCTCGGAACCATGGCAGCGACGGTTCCTTTCTCTCTTATTAGGTACTTTAGTCGGTAATCACTCTTCACTATTCATGTGAGTGTGTGTGTGAAAATTTTGAAGTGTGTGTTTTGAATAATGGCAGGAACTACTCGCAATTGGTGTCAACAAGAGCTTTTGTTGTAAAAGCGAATAGCTACAATTTCTCTAACTCTGCTCTTCCTCTCCAACCTCGTAGGTAATTTGTTATGTGTTTTGAAACTTGGTTACTATACAGAATTATTAAGAACTGCTTAGCAATCAACTGCGTTTCATTTTAAGGAGTCTACTTCTTTCTTAGTATTATTTCAATTGTGAAAAATGGAAGTTTTGCAAATTGATGAATTTCCCAATGAAACTTGTATGCAGCATCCGAAAAGCTTATTGATCAATAGAAAATTTGAAATCTATCCAAATCTAACTAAATAGCATAAGAAACAATAACAATAACCAAGGCTTTTGGCAATGGAACggaacaaataaaatattttattctattgTTTGGATATTTAAGGATGGAACAAAGCAAATTTTTCATTCTGTTCAAATTGGAGGTGAAGAAAAATGGTGATAACGGATGGATTGGAATGAAATAGATACTACTCTATTTCGCTCCGCTCCATTCGATTTTAACTATCTAAACAatgaaatcttattttatttcatCACATTCCACTAATTCAAGTTTTCTTTTGGAGATCTTGGAAGTGTTAACCTACCACAACTGCAACCTCATATTTTAAAGCCTTGATATTGACTAGAAATACTTATTTTTTGGTATGAACTATGAAGTCCAGTTTGCCATTAACCTTAAATGACTATATGTAGAGTCcatagtctttttgaaaattgttttgaggcAAAAGAAGTTTCTAAGTTTTAACAAGATTGTATGAGACACTAGTCATGCACATATCCCACTTCTTCAAAGGCTTGACATCTTCCTTGGTGTCTAATGTTTTCTTTTCTACCATAGCTCTCTTCATAGTAACtctttacatgacttgttaatgTTCACCACCTCACTCATCTTTGATGCTATCTTATTATAGCTCTGTTCTTTCTCCTTAAAAGTCCTTCTCCGCCAACACTACCAGCATCCCGCCTTGGTAGATTTGGGAAAGTTTACAAGAGGACCCgcaagagagagaaagagtggCCAGCTAACAAAAAGGACAAAGAGGAGACAGCTAGCATATAGGACAAAATCTGTTAGGACCACTACTGAGCAGGGCTAGGTGTCAGGCTGTGAGTGGTTAGTGAATCCTAGGACTGATAATAAATAGAGGCAATGATTAGAATGTCAGTATGCTCAGATTTGGTACTGATTCCTAGGAGAGAAAGGCCTCTCGAAGTGCCTTAgtccttttcttttcctttctttctttacTGCTATTTCAGTACTTGTTTGTAATCCACTAGATCCCATTTGAACTCTAGTGAGTGTTGCTGAATAATCTAATATTTCCCTTGAATCTCTCTGTGTACCGTGTTTTTCTGCTACTAA contains:
- the LOC131602537 gene encoding sulfiredoxin, chloroplastic/mitochondrial; this translates as MANFVLRVPIPLRSFSVSASSNSSGAVSGSSSDKSGGPVIIELPLDKIRRPLMRTRSNDQIKVQQLMDSISEIGLQVPIDVLEVDGNYYGFSGCHRYEAHQRLGLPTIRCKIRRGTKETLRHHMR